The Saccharomycodes ludwigii strain NBRC 1722 chromosome II, whole genome shotgun sequence genome window below encodes:
- the ADK2 gene encoding adenylate kinase ADK2 (similar to Saccharomyces cerevisiae YER170W | ADK2 | ADenylate Kinase): MAHRLTKPLRLLLLGAPGSGKGTQTSKLLKFYPELYSLSSGDIFRQQIAAKTKLGLEASKYIENGSLVPDNIVTGLVVDHLTKEVILPDIKHWILDGFPRNIEQAKSLDTSLAHTIAGNNNKCVFNLVVELDVPQQIIIDRIVNRWVHIPSGRVYNLQYNPPKVPGKDDITGEPLSKRPDDTEEIVSKRLKDFNLLVKPLKEYYQNLGILKVVSGETSDIIFPKLLDIIKKNF; this comes from the coding sequence atggCGCATCGTCTAACCAAACCATTAAgactattgttattaggTGCACCAGGCTCTGGAAAGGGTACTCAAACAAGTAAACTATTAAAGTTCTATCCAGAACTATATAGTTTAAGTAGTGGTGATATTTTCCGTCAACAAATTGCAGCAAAAACGAAACTAGGACTAGAAGCCTCTAAATACATTGAAAATGGATCCCTAGTTCCAGACAATATTGTTACAGGGCTAGTTGTTGACCATCTGACAAAGGAGGTCATTCTACCTGATATTAAACACTGGATACTTGATGGATTTCCAAGAAATATTGAACAGGCAAAAAGTCTCGATACTAGTTTAGCACATACTATCGCTggtaacaacaataaatgTGTTTTCAATTTAGTGGTTGAACTAGACGTTCCTCAGCAAATTATCATCGATCGTATAGTTAATCGTTGGGTCCATATTCCTAGTGGTAGGGTATACAACTTGCAATATAATCCACCAAAGGTTCCCGGTAAAGATGATATTACTGGTGAGCCATTATCCAAAAGGCCCGATGATACTGAAGAAATTGTTTCCAAGAGATTAAAAGATTTCAATCTTTTAGTAAAGCcattaaaagaatattatcaaaatttaggtattttaaaagttgtttcCGGTGAAACTTcagatattattttcccaaaattattagatattattaaGAAGAATTTTTAG
- the RAD3 gene encoding TFIIH/NER complex ATP-dependent 5'-3' DNA helicase subunit RAD3 (similar to Saccharomyces cerevisiae YER171W | RAD3 | RADiation sensitive): protein MKFYIDELPILFPYPKIYPEQYEYMCDIKKTLDATGNSILEMPSGTGKTVSLLSITVAYQMFHKQENGSFRKIVYCSRTMSEIEKALIELDNLMKYRTKELGSEESFLGIGLTSRKNLCLHPKVKKERKGTIVDEKCRRMTNGQAKAKKLENPELDIELCDYHENMYNYELKDYLPNGVYSFEKLIDICEEKTMCPYFTVRRLISMCNIIIYSYHYVLDPKIAERVSEQINNDSIVIFDEAHNIDNVCIESLSLDLTNDVLKKASKGCNALSREIERTKQVDAQSLQDEYNKLVRGLRPEEILEPNEEPLVETPVLSADVLNEAMPGNIRKAEHFVSFLKRFIEYLKTRMKVLHVISETPHSFLRHCKQLTFIENKPLRFCSERLALLVRTLDIEDIEDFAALKDIVTFATLVSTYEDGFILIIEPFEIENAAAVPNPILRFTCLDASIAIKPVFEKFSSVIITSGTISPLEMYPKMLNFETILQKSYSMTLSKKSFLPLIITKGSDQVAISSRFEIRNDPSIVRNYGSMLVEFSKITPDGMVVFFPSYLYMESIISMWQTMGILDEVWKYKLILVETPDAQETALALETYRKACSNGRGAILLSVARGKVSEGIDFDHHFGRTVLMIGIPFQYTESRILKARLEFMRENYRIRENDFLSFDAMRHAAQCLGRVLRGKDDYGVMVLADRRFSRKKRQLPKWIAQGLSDADLNLSTDMAIANTKKFLKAMAQPSDPKDQEGVSVWSYNQLIEHQNKQKANNTNVSNRGGFTLDYEGDVEMK, encoded by the coding sequence atgaaattttatattgaCGAGCTTCCTATTCTTTTCCCATATCCCAAAATATATCCAGAACAATATGAATACATGTGtgacattaaaaaaactttagATGCAACAGGTAACTCTATACTAGAAATGCCTTCAGGCACAGGAAAAACCGTATCTTTATTATCCATAACTGTTGCATATCAAATGTTTCATAAGCAAGAAAATGGGTCATTCCGAAAAATTGTATATTGTTCACGTACCATGTCAGAAATTGAAAAGGCCTTAATTGAGTTGGATAATTTGATGAAATATAGAACAAAGGAATTGGGGAGTGAAGAATCTTTTTTAGGCATAGGTTTAACTTccagaaaaaatttatgtCTACACCCCaaggtaaaaaaagagaggaAAGGCACCATTGTTGATGAAAAATGTAGACGGATGACTAATGGACAGGCAAAGGCCAAAAAACTTGAAAATCCAGAGTTGGATATCGAGTTGTGTGACTATCATGAAAACATGTACAATTACgaattaaaagattatttacCCAATGGCGTGTACTcgtttgaaaaattaattgatatTTGCGAAGAGAAAACAATGTGTCCTTATTTTACAGTTCGGCGTCTAATTTCAATGTGCAATATAATCATTTATTCCTATCATTATGTTTTAGATCCCAAAATTGCTGAAAGGGTCTCCGAACAAATCAATAACGATTCTATTGTTATCTTTGATGAGGCGCATAATATAGATAACGTTTGTATTGAGTCTCTTTCCTTAGATTTAACTAatgatgttttaaaaaaagcatCAAAGGGTTGTAATGCATTGAGTAGAGAAATTGAAAGGACCAAGCAAGTCGATGCACAAAGTTTGCAAGACGAATACAACAAATTAGTTAGAGGATTAAGACCGGAAGAAATATTAGAACCAAATGAAGAGCCCTTGGTAGAAACGCCTGTCCTATCAGCCGATGTTTTGAATGAGGCAATGCCTGGTAACATTAGAAAAGCTGAACactttgtttcttttttgaaacGTTTTATTGAATACTTAAAAACGAGAATGAAAGTCTTGCATGTCATTTCAGAAACACCACATTCGTTTTTACGTCATTGCAAACAGTTAACTtttatagaaaataaaccaTTAAGATTTTGTTCAGAAAGATTGGCATTATTGGTAAGAACGTTAGACATTGAAGATATTGAGGACTTCGCTGCATTGAAAGATATAGTAACATTCGCCACTTTAGTTTCAACTTATGAGGATGGCTTTATATTGATCATAGAACCATTTGAAATAGAGAATGCAGCTGCGGTTCCTAATCCTATTTTACGGTTTACATGTTTAGATGCATCTATTGCTATAAAACctgtttttgaaaaatttagcTCGGTGATTATCACTTCCGGTACTATATCTCCGTTGGAAATGTACCCTAAAATGTTGAACTTTGAGActatattacaaaaatcaTATTCTATGAcgttatcaaaaaaatcttttttaccCTTGATTATTACTAAAGGCTCAGATCAGGTTGCTATTTCATCGAGATTCGAGATCAGGAATGATCCAAGTATTGTTCGTAATTACGGCTCTATGTTGGTTGAATTTTCAAAGATTACTCCAGACGGCATGGTTGTGTTTTTCCCATCATATCTATATATGGAAAGTATTATCTCCATGTGGCAAACAATGGGTATCCTTGATGAAGTGTGGAAATATAAGTTAATTCTAGTTGAAACACCAGATGCACAAGAAACTGCTTTGGCCTTGGAGACATATCGTAAAGCTTGTTCAAATGGGAGAGGCGCAATTTTGTTAAGTGTCGCAAGAGGTAAAGTTAGTGAAGGTATCGATTTTGATCACCATTTTGGTAGAACGGTATTAATGATCGGCATCCCATTCCAATACACCGAATCACGTATTTTGAAAGCTAGATTAGAATTTATGAGGGAAAATTATCGTATAAGAGAAAACgattttctttcctttgaCGCAATGAGACATGCTGCACAATGTTTAGGTCGTGTTTTGAGAGGTAAAGATGATTATGGTGTAATGGTCTTGGCCGACAGACGATtttcaagaaaaaagaggCAATTGCCTAAGTGGATCGCCCAAGGTCTAAGTGATGCTGATTTAAACTTGTCAACAGACATGGCTATAGCTAATACTAAGAAGTTTTTAAAGGCAATGGCTCAACCAAGCGATCCTAAAGACCAAGAAGGTGTGTCTGTTTGGAGTTACAATCAATTAATTGAACATCAAAATAAGCAAAAAGCTAACAATACAAATGTGTCTAATCGTGGTGGGTTTACTCTCGATTATGAGGGTGATGTGGAAATGAAATAA
- the MSH6 gene encoding mismatch repair ATPase MSH6 (similar to Saccharomyces cerevisiae YDR097C | MSH6 | MutS Homolog), translating into MTPSYLKHIKQTPPSSKKKLKQSTLLGFFSSSKKSGSSPSNRKQNFSSTNSTTTTDNNDKKSLKNNLFITGDNDDDDEEIQDTTETSFNNNATRNFHDSSPIKGNSTQNTTLNLVEPGDKSQFLNEETQNPRNKREVKKPISYAESENDDDDDDFETSFSNPRKRKRTIIPHDDDDGEYKPNSDKHNIDGNSTKLESSDDEDLFMVSQKIPQKKARNTSTAYPKIVNKSVLKAPSPNNKNKPTLKMKTSASSSSSSSNNNYKTLSNGTSATTEKAGYKGTTDTRYSWLTKSPRLDANKNSPDSPDFDPRTVFIPQTAWNKFTPFEEQYWKIKMNLMDCIVFFKKGKFYELYENDALLANQLFDLKIAGNGGRAGMVLAGIPEMSFDYWANQFIQHGYKVAKVDQAETLLAKEMREASLKSSSSSNKRSIVQRELKCVLTRGTLTEEGMLQSDLPTYCLSVKEDKDTDGNTTFGVSFVDTSTGEIYITQLNHDNDYSKLDTVLSQIRPHELVLERNNLSAAALKLIKFNSSPGAIYNYSKANTEFYDVQNTCENLRTKYDSIPTILSQYMEDSDKWVALNSFGGLLNYLQFLKLDKDLISMNKIMEYETFQKQGAANMVLDGITLQNLEIFANSFDGSDNGTFFKLVNRANTPMGKRLMRKWVMLPLFNKTDIENRLDSVDQLLQEIELRELVESVFSNIPDLERLVARVHSGSLKFKDFDGKVLPGFEKIVNFVDKLKNNFKLCGAFREYANRMPIELLKEQMEIWKKSYDKSKIINPAGETTIVLYPGVDKEFDDSVSKINTLHQELQEQLKKYKKMLGCNKIQFKDSGKELYTIEVPIQYTKKVPHNWTQLAANKSFKKYYSPEVERMARQMAEFKESHRMLEADLIGKLYQRFDQYMSKLWTPVIELIASMDCLLSLAKTSESIGIPCCRPKFLSDQKTGSMVNFKGLRHPFFNMGASTCKEFIPNDIKLGGENNNKLVLLTGANAAGKSTVLRMTCIAAIMSQIGCYVPCEEAELIPIDRIMTRLGANDNIMQGKSTFLVELSETKKILDMATNKSLLVIDELGRGGSSTDGFAIAESVLYHLATHIQSLGFFATHYGGLNFSFRSHPQVRSMKMSILCDENNKNVTFLYKLVDGCSEGSFGMHVANMCGIPREIVDNAINAADNFEQTSQLLKFLKNSSVHTDKGCDDNSLIPLGVESDFVRILKYGINNTEKGCGDGVKIYDDDVKRGALANIFKMIDELK; encoded by the coding sequence ATGACACCATCATACTTAAAACATATTAAGCAAACCCCACCTtcaagcaaaaaaaaattgaagcAATCAACATTACTGGGGTTTTTTTCCTCAAGTAAAAAGTCAGGCTCAAGCCCAAGTaatagaaaacaaaatttttcttccaCCAATAGTACTACAACCACAGATAACAATGACAAAAaatctttgaaaaataatttgttcATTACtggtgataatgatgatgacgatgaaGAAATTCAAGATACCACTGAAACATCTTTCAATAACAATGCCACTAGAAATTTTCACGATAGTTCCCCAATTAAAGGGAATTCCACGCAAAATACAACTTTAAATTTGGTCGAACCTGGTGATAAATCTCAATTTTTAAACGAAGAAACTCAAAACCCTAGGAATAAAAGAGAAGTTAAGAAACCAATTTCTTATGCAGAAAgtgaaaatgatgatgatgatgatgattttgaaaCTAGTTTTTCCAATccaagaaagagaaaaagaaccATTATCCCccatgatgatgatgatggtgaATACAAACCTAATTCTGATAAGCACAACATTGATGGTAATAGTACAAAACTAGAATCATCAGATGACGAAGATCTTTTTATGGTTTCACAAAAAATTCCACAGAAAAAGGCAAGGAACACCTCCACTGCCTATCCCAAAATAGTCAACAAATCTGTATTAAAAGCACCTTCtccaaacaataaaaataaaccaacGCTTAAAATGAAAACTAGTGCTTctagcagcagcagcagcagcaataACAACTACAAGACTTTATCCAATGGTACTTCGGCAACGACTGAAAAAGCTGGATACAAAGGAACAACTGACACAAGGTATAGTTGGTTAACCAAATCCCCTAGACTAGACGCCAATAAAAACTCTCCAGACAGTCCAGATTTTGATCCAAGGACGGTATTCATTCCACAGACCGCATGGAATAAATTTACACCATTTGAAGAACAATATTGGAAAATCAAAATGAATTTAATGGAttgtattgttttttttaaaaaggggAAATTTTATGAATTGTACGAAAACGATGCATTGTTGGCTAATCAATTATTTGACTTAAAAATTGCTGGTAATGGTGGTAGAGCAGGAATGGTTTTAGCTGGTATTCCTGAAATGAGTTTTGACTATTGGGCTAACCAATTTATCCAACATGGTTACAAAGTAGCTAAAGTAGATCAAGCTGAAACTTTGTTGGCCAAAGAAATGAGAGAAGCTTCATTAAAATCATCTAGCTCaagtaataaaagaagTATTGTCCAAAGGGAATTAAAATGCGTTTTAACTAGAGGTACGTTAACTGAAGAAGGAATGCTACAGAGTGATTTGCCCACATATTGTCTGTCTGTTAAAGAAGATAAAGATACAGATGGGAACACTACTTTTGGTGTTTCATTTGTTGATACATCCACTGGTGAAATATACATTACCCAATTGAATCATGACAATGATTATTCTAAGTTAGATACTGTTTTGTCCCAAATAAGACCACATGAGTTGGTTCTTGAGAGAAACAATTTATCCGCGGCAGCATTGAAACTCATTAAGTTCAATTCATCACCAGGTGcgatttataattattcaaaGGCCAATACTGAGTTTTATGATGTTCAAAACACGTGTGAAAATTTACGTACCAAGTATGATTCGATTCCTACAATTTTATCTCAATATATGGAAGACAGTGATAAGTGGGTGGCACTAAATTCCTTTGGCGGATTATTGAACtatttacaatttttaaaattggaCAAGGATCTAATTTCtatgaataaaataatggaATATGAGACTTTCCAGAAGCAAGGCGCAGCAAATATGGTCTTGGATGGCATCACTTTACAAAACTTGGAGATTTTTGCTAATTCTTTCGATGGAAGCGATAATGGTACTTTTTTCAAGCTAGTTAACAGAGCTAATACACCGATGGGCAAAAGATTAATGAGAAAATGGGTGATGTTAcctctttttaataaaactgaCATTGAGAACAGGTTGGATAGCGTTGATCAGCTTTTACAGGAGATTGAATTAAGAGAATTGGTGGAATCTGTCTTCTCTAATATTCCTGATTTGGAAAGATTGGTTGCTAGAGTCCATTCTGGGAGCTTGAAATTCAAAGATTTCGATGGGAAAGTCTTGCCCGGTTTTGAAAAGATCGTCAACTTTGTAGATAAgctgaaaaataattttaaattatgcGGTGCCTTCCGTGAATATGCAAATAGAATGCCCATTGAGTTGTTAAAGGAGCAAATGGAAATATGGAAGAAATCCTATGATAAATCTAAGATCATTAATCCAGCTGGCGAAACCACGATTGTGTTGTACCCCGGTGTAGACAAAGAGTTTGATGATTCGGTGTCGAAAATTAACACTTTGCATCAAGAGTTACAAGagcaattgaaaaaatacaaaaaaatgttagGTTGCAATAAAATTCAGTTTAAAGATAGCGGCAAAGAACTATATACCATTGAAGTTCCAATACAGTATACAAAAAAGGTACCGCACAATTGGACACAATTGGCCGCAAATAAATCGTTCAAAAAGTATTATTCGCCAGAGGTAGAACGTATGGCCAGACAAATGGCAGAATTTAAAGAATCACACAGGATGTTAGAGGCTGATTTAATTGGCAAATTATACCAGCGTTTTGACCAATATATGAGCAAGTTGTGGACACCAGTGATTGAATTAATTGCATCTATGGACTGTTTATTGTCACTAGCCAAAACTTCGGAGAGTATTGGTATTCCATGTTGTAGGCCAAAGTTTTTAAGTGACCAGAAGACAGGCAGCATGGTAAACTTCAAAGGTTTGAGGCATCCATTTTTCAACATGGGAGCATCTACATGCAAGGAATTTATTCCCAACGACATTAAGCTCGGTGgtgaaaacaataataaacttGTACTATTAACTGGTGCAAATGCGGCTGGTAAATCTACTGTGTTACGTATGACATGTATAGCGGCTATAATGAGTCAAATTGGGTGTTATGTTCCATGCGAAGAGGCCGAGTTGATTCCAATTGATCGTATCATGACAAGATTAGGAGCAAACGATAATATTATGCAAGGAAAGTCTACGTTTTTGGTGGAATTATCAGAAACTAAAAAGATTTTGGATATGGCCACGAACAAATCTTTGTTAGTGATAGACGAACTAGGTCGCGGTGGGTCAAGCACTGACGGGTTTGCTATTGCTGAAAGCGTTTTATACCATTTGGCCACGCACATTCAAAGTTTAGGGTTTTTTGCCACACATTACGGAGGGTTaaattttagttttagATCACATCCCCAAGTTAGATCGATGAAGATGAGTATTTTATGcgatgaaaataacaaaaatgtCACATTTTTATACAAGTTAGTAGATGGGTGTAGTGAGGGTAGTTTTGGTATGCATGTTGCCAATATGTGTGGTATACCAAGGGAAATTGTCGATAACGCAATTAATGCTGCAGACAATTTTGAACAAACTTCACaattgttaaaatttttgaaaaatagtAGCGTTCATACTGATAAAGGTTGTGACGATAATAGTTTAATTCCATTGGGGGTAGAAAGTGATTTTGTTAGAATTTTGAAGTatggtattaataatactgaaAAAGGCTGTGGTGATGGtgtaaaaatatatgacGACGATGTTAAAAGAGGAGCACTggccaatatttttaaaatgatTGATGAGTTGAAATga